Below is a genomic region from Chitinivibrionia bacterium.
CGAAAGCGGTTAAAATCTTGGGAATAAGCCGCTCGACAATTTGGAGGAAACTTAGCAATGAGTATAGTTAATGTCAGAATTTACTACGAAGACACCGATTTAAGCGGCGTTGTTTATCACGCAAATTACCTGAGATATATGGAACGCGGACGTACGGAGTATCTTCGCGAGCACCACATTGATTTGGACGATTATCACGCGGACGGAATTATTTTTGCGGTTACGGAAATTAAAATACAGTATCGCTTTCCCGCAAAATACGGCGATTATTTGACAGTGCAAACGGAATTGGAAAGCGTCGGCTCGTTTCAGGTGGCGTTTAAGGCGGAAATCTTTAATCAGGACGGGAAACTTCTTACGCGAGGTGTGGCGAAAGTTGTCGCGGTCGATAAAAATACGGGAAGCGCGGTAGTTTTGCCCGAAAAATTTACAAAAATCGCCGAAAAAATTTTAAGAGAGAACAAAGATGACGCATAAATATTTTTTGAAATCGTTCGGTTGCCAAATGAACAGCGCGGACTCCGAATTTATCACAAATCTGCTTATTGCCCGCGGATTTTCTGCGGCGCAAAACGTCGCGGACGCCGATGTTGTAATCGTTAATAC
It encodes:
- a CDS encoding YbgC/FadM family acyl-CoA thioesterase, with amino-acid sequence MSIVNVRIYYEDTDLSGVVYHANYLRYMERGRTEYLREHHIDLDDYHADGIIFAVTEIKIQYRFPAKYGDYLTVQTELESVGSFQVAFKAEIFNQDGKLLTRGVAKVVAVDKNTGSAVVLPEKFTKIAEKILRENKDDA